Part of the Neisseria brasiliensis genome is shown below.
ACGCTGCCCGTCCAATTCTAAAATTGCCGAAGCGTGCCCCAGCCAATAATAAGCAAATTGTTCAGGCCGTCTGAAACTGGTTTTGTCCAACATCACCATCGGCAAACGCCCTTTCGGCGTGTAACCATCATGGAGCACAAACCCACCCTGCCCGGTAGCTCGCTCGGGGTAATACGGTAAATCTTCGGTATAAAGGTTCACGAATTGACCGTTTTTATAATATGGCAAATCGGTAAAACGACGCTCATCGGGCAATGCGCCGATGTTGCGGTAGAGCATGATGCCCAAAATGGCCGCAATCAACAGCAGCACCAGCAATATCGCAATAATAAATTTTAAAATTTTTCTAGGGCGTGTCCTCAATTTAACTTAGCATGAATAATAGAGCAAGCCAAGTAAAGCATCGATTTAAAATTACGAGCTAATTTCTCATAGCGAGTAGCAATACTACGAAACTGCTTTAATCGTGCAAATGCATTCTCGACTAAGTGGCGTAATTTATAAAGGTAGCTATCAAAATCAGGGTTAGTTTTCTTGGCATTTTTACGCTTTGGTATAATAGCTTTCATACCGTGTTCTATCGCTTTATCTCTGATTTCTTGCGAGTCATACCCTTTGTCAGCGATAAAATACTGGGCTTCTTGTATGACTTCTATCAAGTCGTTTGCAACTTGACTGTCGTGCACGTTACCCCCAGTGACTTTAAAATCGAGCGGATTTCCATGCGAGTCCACACATAGGTGTATTTTTGTCGTGTTTCCGCCACGGCTTTGTCCAATTGCTCTATCGAAACCACGCCGAGCTCCACTTGCATGTTGATGACACCGTACATAACTTCCGTCGATGAATACCCATTCTTTGTCAATTTCTTTTCGTAGATCAAAAAAAAATTCTGCCACAAGCCTTTTTTAGACCATCGGTTAAAGCGGTTATAAGCGGTTTTCCATGACCCTAGCTCAATAGGTATGTCTCGCCATGGTGCACCTGTTCTTAGCTTCCATAGTATGGCTTCCATCACGGTACGGTCGTTCTTCCATTGATGACAGCCGTGCGCTTTCATGGTTGTTTGTAATTGTTCCCATATGTTGTCAGTTATTGCGGTTCTCGCCATTGTTTGTGTTTGCCTATATTTCGTTGGAATATAGGGTTAAAATAGGGCTCTTTTGGGCTTATTCAAATTAGGGACACGCCCTAGCACCCAGAATATCACCCCCTCCCCTGACGCCCGCCCATCAAGACACCAGTTTTGTTTCCATCATGATAAAAGTTTCCCACTTGCATTCTCAGGCCGTCTGAAAGCTTTCCTTAAACATGCTATAGTTCAGCGTTTCATCATTCTTTTTTCAGACGGCCTCATATGTCCGATTTCAGCCTTTATCTGATTGCCACCGCGCTGGCCGCTTTATTGCTAGGCGCGCTGATGGCATGGCTTTTTACCCGTCATGCCGCGCAAGCGCAGCAGTTTGCGCTGCGCCAACAGCTTGCCGAACGCACGCAGCAGCATGAGTTTGCCACGCAAGCGCTTACCCACACCGAAGCCGAACTGGCCGACAGCCGCCGCGAAATTCAAGATTTGCACACTGAAACCCAAGAGCTGCACAGCCGCTTTGCCGCCGCCTGCCAGCAAATCGAATATTTGCAGCAGCGCGAAGACGAAGCAGGCCGTCTGAAGCAGGATTATCAGGATTTGCAGCAAACCGTGCAAAACCTGCAAATCCGCAATGAGCGGCTCTACACCCAAATCGAGCAGGAACGCCAAGCCGCCGACGACAAGCTTCTGCTGCTGACCGAAGCGCGCCAAAGCCTGAGCGATCAGTTTCACAACCTTGCCAACCAAATTCTGGAAGAAAAAAGCCGCCGCTTTACCGAGCAAAACCGCGAGCATTTAGACCAACTGCTGCACCCGCTTAATGAGCGCATCCACGGCTTCAGCGAGCTGGTGCAAAACACCTACGAAAAAGAAGCTCGCGAGCGCCTGACCCTGGAAAACGAGCTTAAACGTTTGCAAAGCCTCAATGCCCAGCTTCACCACGATGCCAAAGCCCTGACCGACGCGCTCACCGGAACGCAAAACAAAACGCAGGGCAACTGGGGCGAAATGATTTTGGAAACGGTGCTGGAAAATTCCGGTCTGCAAAAAGGGCGCGAATACATCATCCAAGCCGCCACCACACGCACAGAAGAAGACGGCAGCACCCGCCGCCTGCAGCCCGATGTGTTAATCAATCTGCCCGACAACAAACAAATCGTCATTGACGCCAAAGTCTCGCTCACCGCCTACACGCGCTATGTGCAGGCGCAGCAGCCCGAGGAAGCCGCACGCGAACTGGCCGCCCACACCGCCAGCATCCGCACCCACATCAAAGCCTTGTCGCGCAAGGATTACACCGATTTGGAAGGCGTGAACACGCTGGATTTTGTGTTTATGTTTATCCCGGTCGAACCGGCCTACCTGCTCGCGCTGCAACATGATGGTAATTTGTTTCAAGAATGCTTCGACAAACGCATCATGCTGGTCGGCCCCAGCACCCTGCTCGCCACCTTACGCACCGTCGCCAATATCTGGCGCAACGAACAGCAAAACCAAAACGCGCTGGCGATTGCCGAAGAAGGCGGCAAGCTGTATGACAAATTTGTCGGCTTTGTTACCACTTTAGACGGTGTGGGCAAAAACCTCGAGCAAGCGAAAAACCAATTTCAGACGGCCTACAAACAGCTCACCGAAGGCCGCGGCAACTTGGTCAACCGCGCCGAGAAATTGCGTCTGCTCGGTGTGAAAGCAGGCAAGCAGTTGGATAAACGCTTGGTGGACAATGCGCAGGATAATTTGCTGGGAGAGTAAAGAATATAAAACGCCGAATAAAGAAAGGCCGTCTGAAACCCAATCAGGTTTCAGACGGCCTTGAACATTACTTTAGCGCAGATTAATCGTGACCGATTTCAATTTGCTGTTGTTGGTAGCGCACATTAGGCGACAAGATGATTTTGTCGTCAACTTTGCCGATGGCTTTTTCATCTTTGCCCGGATAATCCAAGCTGTGCAAGAAATGGCGGATACAGTTCAGACGCGCGCGTTTTTTGTCGTCGGAACGGATAATCGTCCATGGCGCATCACCGGTGTGCGTGTGGAAGAACATGGCGTCTTTGGCTTCGGTGTAGTCGTCCCAACGGTCGAGCGATTGGATGTCCACCGGTGAGAGTTTCCAGTGTTTCAGTGGGTCATCGCGGCGGGAAATGAAGCGGCGCAATTGTTCTTCGCGGCTCACGGAGAACCAAAACTTAAACAAATGGATCCCACTGGCCACCAGCATGCGCTCGAATTCAGGCGCTTGGCGCATAAACAGCAGATATTCGTTTGGCTCGCAAAAGCCCATCACCCGCTCGACACCGGCGCGGTTGTACCATGAGCGGTCGAAAAAAACAATTTCACCGGCAGTCGGCAGGTTGGTGATGTAACGCTGGAAATACCATTGGCCGCGTTCGGTGGTAGTTGGTTTTTCCAAAGCCACCACACGTGCGCCACGCGGATTTAAGTGTTCCATAAAGCGTTTGATGGTGCCGCCCTTACCTGCGGCATCACGGCCTTCAAACAGGCAGACAATGCGCTGGCCGGATTCTTTGACCCAGCTTTGCACTTTCAGCAATTCGATTTGCAGCTTTTTCTTTTCGCGCTCATACACGGCACGGCGCATGCGTTGGCGGTAAGGATAGCTTTCCGGCAAAGGCGCGGAATTGGAATCTTCTGAGGTCACTTGGCCTTCGTATTCCAATACGGTTTTCTCAAAAACTTCCAATTTATCTTCCGCTACATCGGTTTTGACTTCTTCAAAAGGTTGCAATTGTGTTTCTGTCATCTTAACTCCTATCATGGAAAAGGTTTTTTAGTGGTATGATTTCTTTTCACGCTTATTTTAACGCGTTTCCACGCCTTCAGCCTACATAATCTTACAAATTTATGAAGCGTCGGTTTTCCTCTGCTAATTTATGTAAATTTAGTGTATAATCAATTCACTTATCTGTTGTCATCATGTCTTTTTTCGCACTTCTCGACGATGCCGTTTCCGGTCGGGCAAAACTCTATCAAAATCATCAACAAAGCCATTTTTTATCCGCGCACCAGCTCGATACGCTGGATGATATTTTGCAGCAAGGTTGGCAAAACGGCTGGTTTGCGCTGTTGTGTGCAGACTACGCTTTCGGCTTGCCATTATTAAACCTGCCTGCCGAACACAGCGGCTGCTTAGCCGTGCATTGGTTTGCCAACTGCGAAGCGGTAGATGCACCAGCATGGCTCGACACGCATTCAGACGGCCTATTCTGCGGCATCAGCACGCCGCAAAATAATGTTTCTAAAACCGATTATCTGCACGCCATCAGCGAGATTCACGAAGCCATCCGCCGTGGCGACACTTATCAAATCAACTATACCACCCGCCTGCATTTCGACACCTACGGCAACCCGATTGACTTATACCGCCGCTTGCGTCAGCCCGTGCCTTATGCCGCCTTATGCCACCTGCCCGATTCAGACGGCCTCGATATGTGGACTTTGTGTTTTTCGCCCGAGCTTTTTCTCAACATCGCTTCAGACGGCCTCATCACCACCGAACCGATGAAAGGCACGGCGCCGATTTTAAACGACGGCCACGATGCGCAACGCGCCGCCGAATTACGCAACGACCCAAAAAACCGCGCTGAAAACATCATGATTGTCGATTTATTGCGCAACGATTTGGGCAAAATCGCACAAACCGGCTCCGTGTGTGTACCGGAGCCGTTCAAGGTATCGCAGTTTGGCAGCGTGTGGCAGATGACCAGCGCGATTGAAGCACAAGCGCAGCCGCACACCCGCGCCGCCGATATTTTCCACGCTGCCTTTCCCTGCGGCTCGATTACCGGTGCGCCCAAACGCATGAGCATGAGTCTCATCAATCAGCTTGAAACCGCACCACGCGGCTTATACACCGGCAGCATCGGTTTTCTCAATCCTTGCGGCAGCGGCTTGGGCTTTGAAGGCGTGTTGAACGTAGTGATCCGCACATTGACACTCAGGCCGTCTGAAAATCAAACATCCGCTGCTAATTTTCACGCCGAATACGGTGTCGGCTCGGGGATTGTCATCGACAGCCAAGCCGAAGCGGAATGGGCGGAATGCGGCTGGAAAGCGCGTTTTCTCACCGATTTGCGGCCGGATTTCGGTATTTTTGAAACACTGCGCATCGAGCAAAACCAATGCGCTTTATTGGCACGGCATTTAGGCCGTCTGAATGCATCGGCGCAAGCCTTGAATCTGCCTTTAAATGCGGATTTTGCCGCACAAATCCATGATTATCTGGCGCAGATGCCGTCTGAAACGCAGCGTTTGAAAATCGCGCTACTGCCTGAAAACAAGGGCGAACTGGTGTTTACGCACGCGCCATTGGCCGAACTGGCCGGCAGGCAGTCGGTCATCATCAGCGATGATGTTTTACCAAATCGCGATGCCCTGCGCCGCTTCAAAACCACCCGCCGCGAGTGTTTCGACCACGCATGGCAACACGCTGCCGAACAAGGCGCATTTGATGCACTGTTTTTCAATTCAGACGGCCTGTTGCTCGAAGGTGGCCGCAGCAATGTGTTTATCAAAATCGACGGCGAGTGGCATACCCCTGCTTTGGATTTATCTATTCTCAACGGCGTGATGCGACAGGAAGTGTTAGACCATCCGCAGCAGTATCTGCACACGGACAAAGTGCTTGAGAGCCACATCACGCGCGATATGCTGCACCGCGCCGAAAGAATTTGCTTGAGCAATGCTTTACGTGGTGTGTTTGACGTGGATTTAACATAACACAAGGCCGTCTGAAATATTTCAGACGGCCTTGCTCTTAACGGCTTTTAATTACGCCGCATTATTTTCTACACCGGCAGGCTTGTTGGTGGTTTTAATCAACAAGGTCAGGAAGGCGGCAATCGCCAAGAATACGCCGGCAAAAGTCATGGCGTTGGCCGGATTTGAGCCCAAGAAGGTGTCGTAAATCCAACCGAAAGTCACGGTTTCGATCAGCATTGGGATCACGATCATCATGTTCACAATACCCATATACACGCCGTAACGCTCTTTCGGAATCGCATGCACCACAATCATAAACGGCACACCCATCATCGACGCCCAACCGATACCGAAACCGATCATCGGGGCGAACATCAGATATTTGTTGCCGATGTGCGGAATGGCCAGCAACGCCAAGGCAGCCAATATAACGGCAAACGCATGCACGTATTTGGCGGCGTATTTTTTCGCCATCCACATCAGGCCAAAAGCGGAAATGAAGGTCACGATGTTGTAAAAACCGTTGACCAAACCGGTCCATGCCACGGCTTGTTCGTAAGCGGCTTTGTCGGCAGAAGTCGAGTTCCACACCGATTGCACGATACTGTGTGAAATGTATTGCCAGTAGATAAACAGCGCATACCATTGGAACAAGTAAACCAAAGCCAATTGCCACAAAGCAAACGGCATTTCTTTAATCGCAATAAAGATTTCGGCGATGGCAGATTGCTCTTTTTTCGCACGCAGGGCAGCCATTTCTTCGGCAGAAGGCTCGTGTTCAGGCGCAGACAACACGGTCACCAGCACCGAACCAATCGAACACACGGCACCAATATAGAACGAACCGAATACCCAGTAAGGAATGCCAGCTTCAGAAGTCTGCTGTAACCAGCCGATTTGCTGGAAGATATACAGCGACACGTTGGCCAAGGTAATACCCAAACCGGTAAACACAGATTGCATCAAGAAACCGCTGGCTTGTTGGTGCTCCGGCACGGTATCGGCGATGAAGGCGCGGAACGGTTCCATCGCGGTATTATTGGAAATGTCCAACAGCCACAACAGCAAAACAGCCACCCACAACGCGGTCACGTGCGGATAAATAAACAGACACAAGCTACAACCGATTGCGCCAATCAAGAAATACGGACGACGGCGACCCGCAAACCGCGCGTACGCAGAATACCGTACACCCGCACCGCCATTTCATCATTGCCGCAGCAAATCACCGTCGGCGGCTGCGGCAACGCCAATAATTTCACAATCGCCGCCACCAAAGGCGCACTGTCATAATCAAAATCGGCATAGCCGGTCTGCACCAAATCGGCATCAAACGCGATACCGGCATCGGCCAAAGCGCGGCGGTAGCCGGCCACACGCAAAGGTGTGGCTTCAATACCCGGCTGCAAGGTCACATACGCAATACGGCTGTGCCCGTGGCGGATGATCTGGCGCACCAAATCATATCGTCCTTGTTCATCATCAGGCAAAACCGACGGCGTGCCGATTTTATCGAAGCAATTCACCAACACAATCGGGCAGGCATGGCTGACATCGGGCAGCACCACTTCCTGATGATATTGCGCCACATACAAAATGCCTTCGGCGCGGTGTTCCATAAAGGTACGGATTAAAGGTTCAATATCGGCTCGGTTGTCGATGTCAGCAATCATCAAGGTTTTGCCTTGTGCCCGTATGCTTTGCTGAATGCCTTTCATCAAAAACACATCGGGCAAACCATGAATGCGGTTAGCCTCACCCACCCGCGAAATCGCGCCGGTAATCAGCCCCACAATCCCCGAACGGCTGGAGCGCATCACTCTGGCCGCTGATGACGGGATGTAACCCAAGGCCGCAATGGCCGTTTCCACTTTGGCACGCGTTTTGTCGCTGACCGGCGCATCACCGTTAATCACCCGGCTGACCG
Proteins encoded:
- a CDS encoding IS5 family transposase (programmed frameshift), which produces MARTAITDNIWEQLQTTMKAHGCHQWKNDRTVMEAILWKLRTGAPWRDIPIELGSWKTAYNRFNRWSKKGLWQKFFFDLRKEIDKEWVFIDGSYVRCHQHASGARRGFDRAIGQSRGGNTTKIHLCVDSHGNPLDFKVTGGNVHDSQVANDLIEVIQEAQYFIADKGYDSQEIRDKAIEHGMKAIIPKRKNAKKTNPDFDSYLYKLRHLVENAFARLKQFRSIATRYEKLARNFKSMLYLACSIIHAKLN
- the rmuC gene encoding DNA recombination protein RmuC → MSDFSLYLIATALAALLLGALMAWLFTRHAAQAQQFALRQQLAERTQQHEFATQALTHTEAELADSRREIQDLHTETQELHSRFAAACQQIEYLQQREDEAGRLKQDYQDLQQTVQNLQIRNERLYTQIEQERQAADDKLLLLTEARQSLSDQFHNLANQILEEKSRRFTEQNREHLDQLLHPLNERIHGFSELVQNTYEKEARERLTLENELKRLQSLNAQLHHDAKALTDALTGTQNKTQGNWGEMILETVLENSGLQKGREYIIQAATTRTEEDGSTRRLQPDVLINLPDNKQIVIDAKVSLTAYTRYVQAQQPEEAARELAAHTASIRTHIKALSRKDYTDLEGVNTLDFVFMFIPVEPAYLLALQHDGNLFQECFDKRIMLVGPSTLLATLRTVANIWRNEQQNQNALAIAEEGGKLYDKFVGFVTTLDGVGKNLEQAKNQFQTAYKQLTEGRGNLVNRAEKLRLLGVKAGKQLDKRLVDNAQDNLLGE
- the ppk2 gene encoding polyphosphate kinase 2, with product MTETQLQPFEEVKTDVAEDKLEVFEKTVLEYEGQVTSEDSNSAPLPESYPYRQRMRRAVYEREKKKLQIELLKVQSWVKESGQRIVCLFEGRDAAGKGGTIKRFMEHLNPRGARVVALEKPTTTERGQWYFQRYITNLPTAGEIVFFDRSWYNRAGVERVMGFCEPNEYLLFMRQAPEFERMLVASGIHLFKFWFSVSREEQLRRFISRRDDPLKHWKLSPVDIQSLDRWDDYTEAKDAMFFHTHTGDAPWTIIRSDDKKRARLNCIRHFLHSLDYPGKDEKAIGKVDDKIILSPNVRYQQQQIEIGHD
- a CDS encoding bifunctional chorismate-binding protein/class IV aminotransferase — its product is MSFFALLDDAVSGRAKLYQNHQQSHFLSAHQLDTLDDILQQGWQNGWFALLCADYAFGLPLLNLPAEHSGCLAVHWFANCEAVDAPAWLDTHSDGLFCGISTPQNNVSKTDYLHAISEIHEAIRRGDTYQINYTTRLHFDTYGNPIDLYRRLRQPVPYAALCHLPDSDGLDMWTLCFSPELFLNIASDGLITTEPMKGTAPILNDGHDAQRAAELRNDPKNRAENIMIVDLLRNDLGKIAQTGSVCVPEPFKVSQFGSVWQMTSAIEAQAQPHTRAADIFHAAFPCGSITGAPKRMSMSLINQLETAPRGLYTGSIGFLNPCGSGLGFEGVLNVVIRTLTLRPSENQTSAANFHAEYGVGSGIVIDSQAEAEWAECGWKARFLTDLRPDFGIFETLRIEQNQCALLARHLGRLNASAQALNLPLNADFAAQIHDYLAQMPSETQRLKIALLPENKGELVFTHAPLAELAGRQSVIISDDVLPNRDALRRFKTTRRECFDHAWQHAAEQGAFDALFFNSDGLLLEGGRSNVFIKIDGEWHTPALDLSILNGVMRQEVLDHPQQYLHTDKVLESHITRDMLHRAERICLSNALRGVFDVDLT
- a CDS encoding LacI family DNA-binding transcriptional regulator is translated as MATIYDVAVRAGVSPKTVSRVINGDAPVSDKTRAKVETAIAALGYIPSSAARVMRSSRSGIVGLITGAISRVGEANRIHGLPDVFLMKGIQQSIRAQGKTLMIADIDNRADIEPLIRTFMEHRAEGILYVAQYHQEVVLPDVSHACPIVLVNCFDKIGTPSVLPDDEQGRYDLVRQIIRHGHSRIAYVTLQPGIEATPLRVAGYRRALADAGIAFDADLVQTGYADFDYDSAPLVAAIVKLLALPQPPTVICCGNDEMAVRVYGILRTRGLRVAVVRIS